The Fundidesulfovibrio terrae genomic sequence GGCCGTGTCCGACATGAAGGTTGTGACCACCAACCGGCTGGTGGGCGGCATCATGATGCGAGGCCAGCTCATCGAGATGAAGCTCGATCCGGCCGGGTTCGCCAGCATGGGCGACATGTACCTGTTCGGCTCCGTGCTGGACAGCTTCCTGGCCGGGTACGCGGCGGTGAACTGCTTCACCCGACTGGGAGTCGAGGACGTCTACAAGAAGGAGCGCTTCGAATGGCCGGCGAGGATCGGGGAACGCTACCTGCTGTAATAGCCGGGCTGGCCGCCAAGCCCCAGAGCTATTCCTTCTTCCAGGCCATCCGCCTGCTCAAGCTGTGGACGGGCCGGACCGGAGGTCCCGACGCCCAGGGCTTCTACGACGACGTTCTCCGGGTGCGCCCGCACCTGTCCCTGTCGTTTCCCGGCTCGGACATGACCGAGATCGCCCTCGCGCCCACGGGCGAGGAGGGCGGCGACACCCGCGTGGACATCACGGCCACGTTCCTGGGCATCTACGGCACAGGCTCGCCCATGCCCACCTTCTACACCGAGGAGCTTCTCGACGAGCGCTCCGACGACAAGAGCGTCTCCCGCGACTTCCTGGACATCCTGGGCAACCGCACCTTCGTCCATTTCTACCGCGCCTGGGCCAAGTACCGGCTCATGGTCAAGGCTCTGGACGAGGAGGACACCGGCTACCTCGACCGCCTCTACTGCCTGCTGGGCCTGGGCCACGAGGAGCTCCGCGCCAAGCTGTCGCGGCCTTCGGCGGCGCTTCGCTATATCGGGCTCTTCACCCAGTATCCGCGTTCGGCCCTGGGGCTCAAGACCATGCTGGCCGACACCGTGGAAGGGGCCAAGGTGGAGGTGGAGCAGTGCGTGCACCGCTGGGTGCCCATCCCCCACGACCAGCGGAACGGCCTGGGA encodes the following:
- the tssG gene encoding type VI secretion system baseplate subunit TssG, with translation MAGEDRGTLPAVIAGLAAKPQSYSFFQAIRLLKLWTGRTGGPDAQGFYDDVLRVRPHLSLSFPGSDMTEIALAPTGEEGGDTRVDITATFLGIYGTGSPMPTFYTEELLDERSDDKSVSRDFLDILGNRTFVHFYRAWAKYRLMVKALDEEDTGYLDRLYCLLGLGHEELRAKLSRPSAALRYIGLFTQYPRSALGLKTMLADTVEGAKVEVEQCVHRWVPIPHDQRNGLGDSGCTLGEDCWVGSLVEDRMGKITVEFSNLTARQFHDLLPGRELNYHVESLIGMYLVEPVEHDLRLVLAPGEVQPARPGNPQWSHLGYDTWILGGNYEGSAAAAFKGADGVPA